From a single Rosa rugosa chromosome 7, drRosRugo1.1, whole genome shotgun sequence genomic region:
- the LOC133722068 gene encoding uncharacterized protein LOC133722068 isoform X1 gives MEAIEELLQLSDSMRQGQAILADEDVDENSTASSCRSSTFLNVVALGNVILFGVLYIINLGIHLYIYVKTDVVSKIFEPSCGSFKIISVSNIFLGSQILDPLENRLLRERNGKVRYAHMPNILMS, from the exons ATGGAGGCGATCGAAGAGTTGTTGCAACTGTCAGACTCGATGCGCCAAGGCCAGGCCATCCTCGCCGATGAAGACGTTGACGAAAACTCTACCGCCTCCTCTTGCCGCTCCTCAACTTTCCTCAACGTCGTCGCTCTCGGCAATGTT ATTTTGTTTGGGGTTCTGTACATTATAAACTTGGGAATCCATTTGTACATCTATGTGAAGACTGATGTGGTAAGCAAAATATTTGAGCCGAGTTGTGGAAGTTTCAAAAT CATCTCAGTAAGTAACATTTTTTTAGGGTCGCAAATATTGGACCCCCTGGAGAATCGTTTGTTAAGAGAGAGAAATGGGAAGGTCAGATATGCTCACATGCCCAACATTCTGATGTCTTGA
- the LOC133722068 gene encoding uncharacterized protein LOC133722068 isoform X2, with protein sequence MFVSQYAYSAIQYVSGSQVHPAQILFGVLYIINLGIHLYIYVKTDVVSKIFEPSCGSFKIISVSNIFLGSQILDPLENRLLRERNGKVRYAHMPNILMS encoded by the exons ATGTTCGTATCACAATATGCTTACTCTGCTATTCAGTATGTTTCAGGAAGCCAAGTTCATCCAGCTCAG ATTTTGTTTGGGGTTCTGTACATTATAAACTTGGGAATCCATTTGTACATCTATGTGAAGACTGATGTGGTAAGCAAAATATTTGAGCCGAGTTGTGGAAGTTTCAAAAT CATCTCAGTAAGTAACATTTTTTTAGGGTCGCAAATATTGGACCCCCTGGAGAATCGTTTGTTAAGAGAGAGAAATGGGAAGGTCAGATATGCTCACATGCCCAACATTCTGATGTCTTGA
- the LOC133722068 gene encoding dynamin-2A-like isoform X3 yields MEAIEELLQLSDSMRQGQAILADEDVDENSTASSCRSSTFLNVVALGNVILFGVLYIINLGIHLYIYVKTDVHLSK; encoded by the exons ATGGAGGCGATCGAAGAGTTGTTGCAACTGTCAGACTCGATGCGCCAAGGCCAGGCCATCCTCGCCGATGAAGACGTTGACGAAAACTCTACCGCCTCCTCTTGCCGCTCCTCAACTTTCCTCAACGTCGTCGCTCTCGGCAATGTT ATTTTGTTTGGGGTTCTGTACATTATAAACTTGGGAATCCATTTGTACATCTATGTGAAGACTGATGTG CATCTCAGTAAGTAA